In 'Nostoc azollae' 0708, the following are encoded in one genomic region:
- a CDS encoding DUF423 domain-containing protein has product MTQIFFTIAAIFGGLSVAAGAFGAHALREKVSERMLEIFDTGARYQMYHALALLLVAILISRVETPPTTLFISGWLFIIGVTIFSGSLYVLSLTGIKSLGAITPLGGLSLMAGWAALAVTAATIKL; this is encoded by the coding sequence ATGACGCAGATTTTTTTTACTATAGCTGCTATTTTTGGCGGTTTGTCTGTTGCTGCTGGTGCTTTTGGCGCTCATGCTTTGCGAGAAAAAGTCAGTGAACGAATGCTAGAAATTTTTGACACTGGCGCTCGTTACCAAATGTACCATGCTCTAGCACTTTTGTTAGTAGCAATCCTCATCAGTCGTGTAGAAACTCCACCCACTACACTTTTTATTAGTGGCTGGTTATTTATCATTGGTGTGACGATTTTTTCAGGTAGCTTGTATGTTCTCAGCTTAACTGGTATAAAATCCTTGGGAGCTATCACACCCTTGGGAGGATTATCACTCATGGCTGGTTGGGCTGCTTTAGCTGTCACTGCTGCAACTATCAAGTTATGA
- the bchM gene encoding magnesium protoporphyrin IX methyltransferase, whose protein sequence is MNAADDKTIVREYFNSTGFDRWKRIYGDGEVNKVQLDIRTGHQQTVDTIIGWLKDDNNLSELSICDAGCGVGSLSIPLASEGAKVYASDISAKMVSEAQDRSVKLFSNSTNPTFAVQDLESLSGNFHTVICLDVLIHYPQDKADEMISYLCSLAQSRIILSFAPKTCFLSILKKIGSFFPGPSKATRAYLHREADVVKILEKNGFTVQRQAMTRTRFYFSRLLEATRA, encoded by the coding sequence ATGAATGCAGCCGACGATAAAACAATAGTACGTGAATACTTTAATTCTACAGGTTTCGACCGTTGGAAACGCATCTATGGAGATGGTGAAGTCAACAAAGTCCAGCTAGATATCCGTACTGGACATCAGCAAACCGTGGATACCATCATCGGCTGGTTAAAAGATGATAACAATTTATCTGAGTTATCAATCTGTGATGCTGGGTGTGGTGTGGGTAGTTTGAGTATTCCTCTAGCATCTGAAGGTGCTAAGGTTTACGCTAGTGATATTTCCGCTAAAATGGTTTCAGAAGCTCAAGATAGAAGTGTAAAGCTTTTTTCCAATTCTACAAATCCTACTTTTGCAGTACAAGATTTAGAATCTTTGAGTGGTAACTTTCACACTGTTATTTGCCTGGATGTTCTGATTCACTATCCCCAAGACAAAGCAGATGAGATGATTTCTTACCTATGTTCTTTGGCACAGTCACGTATTATTCTCAGTTTTGCCCCTAAAACCTGCTTTCTTTCTATCCTCAAGAAAATAGGTAGTTTTTTCCCAGGACCGAGTAAAGCCACCCGTGCCTATTTACACCGTGAAGCTGATGTGGTGAAAATTCTGGAAAAAAATGGCTTTACAGTGCAACGTCAAGCAATGACTCGGACTCGTTTCTATTTTTCTCGATTGTTGGAAGCTACACGCGCATAG
- a CDS encoding extracellular solute-binding protein, whose protein sequence is MNRRSFLLGASGLVFSQILMGCAGKNQTHLNVQLLKGSIPGQVVNQFRKTLESDANLKFVPINQILDLFKQLQIWQKPETKDQQGWKSYIPLMQSQQQSKADLVTLGDFWLKAAIEQKLIQPLETEKIKQWLSLNLRWQQLVRRDDQGNIDPQGKIWAAPYHWGNTVIIYNGEKFQKFDWQPKDWSDLWRSELRSRISLLNHPREVIGLVLKKLGESYNTENITQIPDLKAELLALHQQVKFYDSTTYLEPLLTGDTWLAVGWSNDVMPILSRYPKLTAVIPQSGTAMWADLWVSPAEVEQNTLASDWINFCWQPNIAKQIAILTKNNSPITNIVASDLQKPLQNLLLNNQELFDKSEFLLPLPASVNKGYKYLFNKIKNSEQ, encoded by the coding sequence ATGAATCGACGCTCTTTTTTGTTAGGTGCAAGCGGACTGGTATTTTCCCAGATACTCATGGGTTGTGCTGGTAAAAACCAGACACATCTAAATGTACAGTTATTAAAAGGTTCTATACCTGGTCAGGTGGTTAATCAATTTCGTAAAACTCTAGAGTCAGATGCAAATTTAAAGTTTGTCCCTATTAATCAAATTTTAGATTTATTTAAGCAATTACAAATATGGCAAAAACCAGAAACTAAAGATCAACAGGGATGGAAAAGTTATATTCCCTTGATGCAAAGTCAACAACAATCTAAAGCTGATTTAGTGACATTGGGAGATTTTTGGCTAAAAGCAGCAATTGAACAGAAACTGATTCAACCACTAGAAACAGAAAAAATTAAACAATGGTTAAGTTTAAATCTCAGGTGGCAGCAATTAGTAAGACGCGATGATCAAGGAAATATAGATCCACAAGGAAAGATTTGGGCTGCACCTTATCACTGGGGTAATACAGTCATTATTTATAATGGGGAAAAATTTCAAAAATTTGATTGGCAACCAAAAGACTGGAGCGACTTATGGCGGAGTGAATTGCGATCGCGTATTTCCTTACTTAATCATCCCAGAGAAGTCATTGGTTTGGTTTTAAAAAAACTAGGAGAATCCTACAATACGGAAAATATTACTCAAATCCCCGACTTAAAAGCAGAATTACTGGCACTACACCAACAAGTAAAATTTTATGATTCTACTACCTATCTAGAACCACTACTCACCGGAGATACTTGGTTAGCTGTGGGTTGGTCAAATGACGTTATGCCTATACTCAGTCGTTATCCAAAACTTACCGCAGTCATTCCCCAATCAGGAACTGCAATGTGGGCAGACTTATGGGTAAGTCCGGCTGAAGTTGAGCAAAACACCTTAGCATCTGATTGGATTAATTTTTGTTGGCAACCAAATATAGCCAAACAAATTGCCATACTGACTAAAAATAATTCGCCTATAACAAATATTGTAGCCTCTGATCTTCAGAAACCATTACAAAACTTGTTACTAAATAATCAGGAATTATTTGATAAAAGTGAATTTTTACTCCCCTTACCAGCATCAGTCAATAAGGGTTATAAGTATTTATTTAACAAAATAAAAAATTCCGAACAATGA
- the cobT gene encoding nicotinate mononucleotide-dependent phosphoribosyltransferase CobT, whose protein sequence is MIHIYTQIEQGEAWLRRYRGSLPVFACVLGFTETCLIPGISAAGLTPEDRKYTACADAEFLYYGAAHQPKYPLPPLTTGASPVLISRAVVEKLKIPVYLFNAGLPLIPSVPIIDLGGAIARCLSTGAALEIATVKHLFEQGLLWGSQLSANISHSYLILSECVVGGTTTALAILTGLGIEAAGKVNSSHPVCNHEQKWAVVQAGLAKIPTSVDPLKLVAAVGDPMQVVVAGMAITASLHCGVLLAGGTQMLAVYALIQALAQAYSLSWQREAIVVGTTRWVAEDSTGGTVDLSLSLGRNSLNPCQETPSLLATQLSFADSCYPQLQAYEQGFVKEGVGAGAACIAAYISQNWQQNELLTAIEDQFEQLMNSLSH, encoded by the coding sequence ATGATCCATATTTATACGCAAATTGAACAGGGTGAAGCATGGTTACGACGATATCGTGGTAGTTTACCTGTGTTTGCCTGTGTTTTAGGTTTTACAGAGACTTGTTTAATTCCAGGCATTTCGGCGGCTGGTTTGACTCCAGAGGATAGAAAATATACTGCTTGTGCTGATGCAGAGTTTTTATATTATGGTGCAGCACATCAGCCTAAATATCCTCTACCACCTTTGACTACTGGTGCTTCTCCTGTGTTGATCTCTCGTGCTGTGGTGGAAAAACTAAAAATACCAGTTTATTTATTCAATGCGGGTTTACCCTTAATTCCCTCTGTGCCAATAATTGATTTGGGTGGGGCGATCGCTCGATGTTTAAGTACAGGTGCAGCTCTGGAAATAGCTACGGTAAAACATTTATTTGAACAAGGTTTACTGTGGGGTTCTCAACTGAGTGCTAATATTTCACACAGCTATTTGATTTTAAGTGAGTGTGTTGTCGGTGGTACTACAACTGCTTTGGCAATTTTAACTGGTTTAGGTATTGAAGCCGCCGGAAAAGTTAACAGTAGCCATCCTGTTTGTAACCATGAGCAAAAGTGGGCTGTGGTGCAAGCTGGGCTGGCAAAAATTCCCACTTCTGTAGATCCTCTTAAACTTGTAGCTGCTGTGGGAGATCCCATGCAGGTGGTGGTAGCTGGGATGGCGATCACAGCTAGTCTTCACTGTGGGGTTTTATTGGCTGGTGGTACACAAATGCTGGCTGTTTATGCTCTAATCCAAGCGCTCGCTCAAGCTTACTCTTTATCTTGGCAACGAGAAGCAATAGTCGTTGGTACAACCCGTTGGGTAGCAGAAGACTCAACTGGGGGTACAGTTGACTTATCCCTCAGTTTAGGCAGAAACAGCTTGAATCCTTGTCAAGAAACGCCTTCCCTCTTAGCTACACAGTTAAGTTTCGCGGATTCTTGTTATCCCCAACTCCAAGCCTATGAGCAGGGTTTTGTCAAAGAAGGTGTCGGTGCTGGAGCAGCTTGTATAGCCGCCTACATCAGCCAAAATTGGCAGCAAAATGAACTTTTAACAGCTATTGAAGACCAATTTGAGCAATTAATGAATTCGCTCTCGCATTAA
- a CDS encoding DUF2232 domain-containing protein: MSILDSLPDEPQEDPSPESLNSSNEAQQALKSPKLQVDAPLRMVETAFLASTASLIWFINFYFPLGPVLRIFFPVPIALVYLRWGKRAAWMGAVTSGLLLGVLMGPVRSMLFVMPFGLMGVLLGATWYRRVPWIVSITLGMLLGTLGVFFRLWLLSVLSGEDLWIYVINQVTEITEWIFLKLQILATPSVFVIQLGAVVLIAFNNLIYLFVVHLAAWLLLDRLGNPIPRPPRWVQVLMDYEG, translated from the coding sequence ATGAGTATTTTAGATTCTCTGCCAGATGAACCGCAGGAAGATCCATCACCTGAATCACTAAACTCTAGTAATGAAGCTCAACAAGCTTTAAAGAGCCCCAAACTTCAGGTTGATGCCCCTTTGCGGATGGTGGAAACAGCATTTTTAGCTAGTACGGCTAGTTTGATTTGGTTTATTAATTTCTATTTTCCCTTGGGTCCAGTTTTACGGATATTTTTTCCAGTTCCCATTGCGTTAGTTTATTTACGCTGGGGTAAACGTGCGGCCTGGATGGGTGCTGTTACGTCTGGGTTACTACTGGGGGTGCTGATGGGTCCAGTTCGTAGTATGTTATTTGTTATGCCTTTTGGACTGATGGGTGTGCTGTTAGGGGCTACCTGGTATCGTCGTGTACCCTGGATAGTGTCGATTACTTTAGGTATGCTGTTAGGTACTTTAGGTGTGTTTTTCCGTCTGTGGCTGCTGTCGGTATTATCTGGTGAAGACCTTTGGATTTATGTTATTAACCAGGTTACGGAAATTACTGAGTGGATATTCCTGAAGCTGCAAATATTGGCGACTCCGAGTGTGTTTGTCATTCAATTGGGGGCAGTGGTTTTAATAGCTTTCAACAATTTGATTTATTTGTTTGTAGTACATTTGGCAGCATGGTTACTTTTGGATCGTTTGGGAAATCCTATACCCCGTCCTCCACGTTGGGTACAAGTATTAATGGATTATGAAGGTTAG
- a CDS encoding Crp/Fnr family transcriptional regulator: MEDRYSLQASTHNWITSAPFFQGLPESIVETALTHLVTRTHPANQVILLENDWGGSVYFIVEGWVKIRTYNLEGKEVTLNIIGSGELFGEMAALDEVPRSTDVITLTPTMIGSMPAQNFVKLLQTEPLAGLRLAQLMARRLRQVNRRLRLRESDSQSRVADTLLFLAEGQGKRGQTGTEIPNLPHRELSSLSGLARETVTRVLTRLEKKGLILREQDVLCIPDVSALEKMII, translated from the coding sequence ATGGAAGATAGATATAGCTTGCAGGCATCTACACATAACTGGATCACCTCAGCACCTTTTTTTCAAGGGTTGCCTGAGTCTATAGTCGAAACAGCCCTCACCCATCTTGTTACCCGTACTCACCCAGCCAATCAAGTGATTTTGCTGGAAAATGACTGGGGTGGTTCTGTCTATTTCATTGTAGAGGGATGGGTAAAAATCCGTACCTACAATTTAGAAGGAAAAGAGGTAACACTAAATATTATTGGGAGTGGGGAATTATTCGGGGAAATGGCAGCCCTAGATGAAGTTCCTCGTTCTACTGATGTTATTACTCTTACTCCAACGATGATTGGTAGTATGCCTGCTCAAAATTTTGTGAAGTTGCTGCAAACAGAACCTTTAGCAGGACTGAGATTAGCGCAGTTAATGGCAAGACGCTTAAGACAGGTAAATCGTCGCTTAAGGCTGCGAGAATCGGATAGTCAATCGCGAGTGGCAGATACTTTGCTATTTTTGGCAGAAGGACAGGGTAAGAGAGGACAAACAGGTACAGAAATTCCCAATTTACCTCATCGGGAATTGAGTAGTCTCAGTGGTCTAGCAAGGGAAACAGTAACTCGTGTATTAACAAGGCTGGAGAAAAAAGGCTTGATCCTTAGAGAGCAAGATGTTTTGTGTATTCCTGATGTGTCAGCTTTGGAAAAAATGATTATTTAG